The following DNA comes from Elusimicrobiota bacterium.
AGAAGCAGTCGCCGAGAACGGGGAGGCGCTCGAGCAGGCGGGCGGCCTTGGGAGCGCGCTCCAGGTTCTCCGGGAAGCCCCTGGTCTCGACCCGGAAGCGGCTCGGGGGGAACTGCGCGTCGAGGATCTTCAAGTCGAAGGCGATCCAGCCCTCGTAGGCGAGATCCTCGCGGCTCTCCGAGGAGCGGACCAGGGCGCCCGCGTCGAGCAGGGCGCGGCCCTCGGCCAGCAGTCCGGCCTTCGCGGCCTTGAGCTCGGCCAGGAACGGAAGCTTCGCCGGGTCGTGCCAGGGCGACGCGGGCAGGCCGGGCACCCAGAGCGGGCTGGCTTCGCCCTTCCTCTGCCGGGGGTCGTCCACGGCGGCACGCCGACCGAGCAGGTTCGAGAAGAAGCCCTCGACGCGCGAGAGGTCCTCTCCGCCCGCGCGGCGGCGCAGCTTCCGCACGTAGTCCTTGACCTGGGCTTCGAGCGTCTTCTTCATGACGAGGCCTCCTCGGCGACGGCGCGCAGGTCGAGCTTCCCGCGCGGCGTCAAGGGCAGGCCGCCGGGATGCAGGACCAGGCGGCGCACGCTCATGTGCGGGGGCAATTCCCGGGCGAGGCGCGCCTTGGCCTCGCCGAGGGTAACGGCGCGCGAGCTCTCGAGATGGGCGACGAAGCCGCCGGCGTCGAGCCGCACCACCGCGCGGCGCACGCCCGGCAGGCGGCAGAGCGCGCGTTCGATCTCGCCGGGCTCCACGCGCATGCCGCGATGCTTCACCTGGCGGTCGGAGCGGCCGAGGAAGACGAGCCCGCCGCGCCCGGCCGCGACGCGGTCGCGGGTGCGGAACACGCCCCGGCTCGGGGCGCCGCCGAGATAGCCGCGCATCACGCCCGGACCGCGCACCTCGAGCTCGCCGCGCACGACGCGCAGGCGGGTGCCCTCCGGGGGCGCCCCGATGGGGACGGCGGCGGCGCGCAGGTCGCCCGCCCGCACGCGGCGGAAGGCGCAGACGTTGGTCTCGGTGGGGCCGTAGAAGTTGTAGACGGGCAGGCCGCGGCGGAAGAGCTTGCGCAGCTCCGCGGGAGGGTAGCTCTCGCCCGCGTAGACGAGGCGGCGCAGGCGTCCGCGGGCCAGGCGCTCGGCGAGGCGCCCCTTCTCCTGCAGGTGCATGAGCAGCGACGGGGTCGCGTAGACGCTCGTGAACCCGCGGGCCAGACGCGCGGCGAGCCCGGCGGGGTCGTAGGCCGCCTCGGCCTGGAACAGCTCCACCTCCGCGCCCGCGCGCCAGCCGCCGAGCACGTCGAGCAGGGAGAGGTCGAAGCCCCATGGCGCCAGGTTGGGCACGCGCTCGTCCGGGCCGATGCGCAGCAGGCGCGCGGTCCAGTCCAGGAAATACTCGATGTTCCGCAGCGAGAGCGGGATGCCCTTGGGCTCGCCCTCGCTGCCGGAGGTGAAGAGCAGCATCGCGTCGCCCCTCTTGAGCGCGCCGCGGCGCGAGAGAAGGGCGCGGACCTTGCGCGCGCGAGCGGCGGGCCAGGACGGGTCGAGCGGCACGAAGGGCACGCCGGCGTCCAGGCAGCCGAGCCACGCGGCCGCGGCGGCGAGACTCTTGGGGCCATGGTGGAGCACGTAGGGGCCGGCCGGACGGCGCGCGGCGGCGAGCAGCTCGGCGTAGCTCCAGGTCTTCCCGCCGCAGCTCAGGGCGGGGCTGTCCGGCCGCCGCCGCGCGTGGGAGCGCAGGCGCTCGAGCAGGCGCACTAGCCCGCCCTCAGCGAGGCGACGACGATCTCCTTCTGGATCTCGTTGGTGCCCGAGAGGATCGGCCCGCCGACGGCGTCGCGCAGGGCGGCGGCGAACTCGCCCGCCTCCAGCACGCCCGAGGCGCCGTGCAGCTGGACGCAGTCCAGCGCCACGCGCAGCGCGGCGTCGGTCACGGCCCATTTGGCCAGCGCGGCCTCGCGCCCGGCCTCGCGGCCCCGGTCCAGCAGCCAGCACGCGCGGTAGAGGAGCAGGCGCGACTGCTCCAGCAGCAGCTGATGCTCCGCGATCTTGTGCGAGACCGCCTGGTTGTCCAGCAGCGGCTTGGAGAACTGGCGGCGCTCGCGGCTGAAGCGCAGGGTCGCGGAGATCAGCCGCCGCATCTGGCCGAGGAAGATGGCGGGGAGCGCCGCGCGCTCGACCGTGATGACGCGGCGGAACAGCTCGCGGCCCTCGCCCTCGCGGCCGAGGCGCGCCGACGCCGGCACGCGCGCGTCGAGGGTGACGGGCGCGGGATGGGCCGAGCGCAGGCCCATGGTCTTAAGTCCTCTCTCCACGCGCACGCCCGTCCCGGCCGGGATCCAGAAGGCCGACAGGCCGAACATGCCGTCGCGGGGAGAGGTCTTGGCGTAGACCACGAAGGAGCGGGCGTCCGGCGCGCCGGTCACAAAGCTCTTGCGCCCGGTGACGCGGTAGGAGGCGCCCGTCCTGCGGGCCGCGCAGGCCACGGCGGAGAGGTCGGAGCCGGCGCGGGTCTCGGTGACGGCGTGGGCTATCAGGTGCCGCCCGGCGAGGAGCTCGCGCGCCGTGGCCCGGTCGAGGCGGCGGGCCTCGAGCAAGGTCTGCAGCCCGCCGAAGAGATGGGCGCCCAGGCCGAAGAGCTCTCCCAGCGGCGCGCCTTCGGCGGCCAGCGCCTCGAGCGTGAGGGCCGAGTCCAGCAGGCTCGCGCCGCGCCCGCCGAGCTTGCGGGGCACGCGCAGGGCGTAGAGGCCGTCGGCGGCGAGCAGGGAGCGGGCCTCCGCGGGGCGGGCCGCGACGCGCGCGCCCAGCGCGGCGGCGCGGGCGACGGCGGCGCGCTGGGCGCCGGAGAGCGCGAAGTCCACTCTAGGCCGCCTTCCGGCGCGCCGGCCGCTTGGCCGGCCCGGCGCCCACGAGTCGGACGATGGAACGGACGTCCTTGAAGTTCTCCTTCTTCAGCGCGGAGGCGTCCAGCTTATAGCCGGCCTTCGCGGCCAGCAGGTCGGCCAGGTCCAGTATGCGCACCGAATCCAGCAGCCCCCACTCCAGGAGGGGGGTGGCGGCGTCCACCGTGAGGCCGCCGTCGGCGCCCTCGCGGAAGAAGGCCAGGAGTTCCTCGGTGAGGTCCATGGAGGAATGTTAGGATATTCACGTGATGATTGCGCAGCGCACGAATGTTCTCATCATCGGGGCCGGCCCCGCGGGCAGCGCGCTGGGCGCCTACCTCGCCCGCGCCGGGATCCGCTGCCTGATCGTCGAGGCCGAGACCTTCCCGCGCCCCCACGTCGGGGAATCCCTGGTCCCGGCCGCGAACCGGGTCTTCCGCGAGATCGGGTTCCTGGACCGGATGACGAGGTCGGATTTCGTCGTGAAGCGCGGGGCCTCTTGGTCTCTGCCCCGTCGCGACGGCGCGGGCGAGGCCCGCTGGGCGCACGATTGGGCCGGCATCCCGGAGGACTGCCGCGTGGAGTTCAAGGAGCGGCCGCTGCCGGGCGTCGAGGCCCATACCTGGCACGTGGACCGGTCCCGTTTCGACGAGATGCTGGCCCGGCACGCCTGCGAGCAGGGCGCGGAGCTGCGCCACGGCGTCGCGGCGGCGGGCGTGGACGTCGCCGCGGACGGGGTCACGACCCGCCTCTCGGACGGGAGCGAGGTCCACAGCGACCTGATCGTGGACGCCAGCGGGCGCCGGACCTTCCTCGGCGCGGCGCGAGGCCTGAAGGTCCTGGACCCGCTCTTCGACCAGTACGCCGTCCACGCCTGGTTCCGCGGCCTCGACCGGGGCCCCGCGACCCCCGACCACATCTTCGTGCACTTCTTGGCGTCGCCGGGCAGCTGGATCTGGCAGATCCCCATCACTCGGGACCTCACCAGCGTCGGCCTCGTCACGCGGAAGCCGAGGCTGCGCGCGCGCCGGGGCTCCCCCGGCGAGCTCTTCCACGAGATGCTCGCGCAGCGGCCCGAGCTGGCGCGGCGCGTCGGCGCCGCCGAGCGGGCGAACGAGTTCAAGGTCGAGGCCGACTACAGCTACGAGATGAAGGCCTTCCACGGCGACCGCTTCCTGCTCATCGGCGACGCCGCCCGCTTCGTGGACCCCATCTTCTCCTCGGGCGTGAGCATCGCCCTCAACGGCGCGCGCTTGGCCGCCGCCGACATCATCGCCGCCGCCAAGACCGGCGACTACCGCGCCGCGTCCTTCTCCCGCTTCGGATCCACCCTGCGCACGGGCACCCGCAATTGGAAGCGCTTCATCGAGGTCTACTACGCCCTCAACGTGCTCTTCACCTGGTTCATCGACCGCGAGGAGTACCGCGGCCCCCTGCTGCAACTGCTCCAGGGCGACGTCTACGACGAGGTCGTGCCGGTGCTCGACGAGCTGGAGGCTCTGGTCCGCGCCGTGGCCGCGGACCCCGGCCATCTCTGGCACGCCCAGCTCAACAAGGACTTCGTCCGCGGCTAGGGGAGGAGGGTGAAGTCCACCCAGTCCACGGACTGGATCTTCGCGCCCAGGCGCTCGGCCACCCGCTTCATCTCGGGCGAGCCCGTGTGAGAGTAGACGTGCGTGAAGCCGCGCGAGCGCGCCCACTCCAGGTAGCGTTCCAGCAGCACGAAGCCCAGCCCGAGCCCGCGCCGCTCCCGCGTGATGTAGGTCTCGTTGATGTACGCGTAATGCCCGCCCAGCGTGCGGCAGTCGTTGGAGAGCTGATAGCCGTCCACCCGTTCCTCGGGCCCCAGCAGCGCGTGCAGCAAGACGCCCGAGCGCCCCTTCGTCAACTCCCGCAGGCGCCGCGCCGCGTCCGGGGCGGGGGAGTGCCCCTCCTCCGCGGCCTGCTCGGCGATGAGCGCCGCCGCGCCGTCGTAGAGCGCGGGGGAGGCGTCCGCGTCGAGCTGGACGAGGCGATAGCCGTCCGAGGGATACGTGCCCATGCGCCGTATCATAGCCTCCCCGGACTCCCCGGTCAATGCCGCTCGCGTCACTCGGGATAGGGCCGCGACTGCACGATCACGACCTTCCCGTCCTCGATGACCCACTCGATGTCCTGAGGAACGCCCGCGAACGCCTTCTGCACGCGCAGCGCCATCCGTCCGAGGGCGCGGACGCGGTCCTCGTCGAGCACGCGGGCGCCGACCGCGATGCGCTCCCGGCGAAGGCCTCCCTCCGGGGCGGCGCGCATCGCGGTGTCGTCGGCGGAGGCGCCGGCGAACTCGACGCGCTCGCCCTCGCTCCGGTAGACGGCGCGTTCCGGGCGGCTCGTCGCCTCGACGACGCGCTCGCCGAAGCCCTTCTTGGCCTCGATGAGGACGATCCCCGTCCGGCCGCGGCGCGCGGGGTCGGCCGTCGCCATGACGCCCGCGGACTGCGCGACGGCGGTGCGCTGGATCAGGACCGCCGGCAGGGCCCCGAGGTGATCGATGCCGAACGCCTCGCGCGCGACGACGGCGCGCTCGTTCCAGATCGACGCCCACACTTTTTTGACCGCGTCGAGCGCCTGGGCGGAGCCGACGGCGTTGGGCACCGTCGTGTACAGCCCGGCGCCCGTGAAGCCCGTCAGGTCCTCGGCGTTGGTCGAGCTGCGCACGAAGACGCCGCCGCCCAGCTCCGGCAGGAGCGCCGCCACCTCGCGCTCGAGGTCCGGATCGTGCGTCCCGGACTCGATCCTCGCGCGGAGCGCGTCCAGCAGCGCCCGGCGCTCGACGGCGCCGCTGGCGGCGGCCAGGCCGTCGAGCGCGCGCCGGATCTCGGGCTCCAGGCCGTTGCGCCGGATGAAGTCCGCGTAGCGCGAGAAGGGGATCGTGAAGCCCGGCGGGACCCGCGCCTCGGGCACGGCCGCCATGACCTCTCCCAGGTTCGCCGATTTGGCGCCGAAGCGGCGGGAGTCGGGGCCGCGCTGGCGCGAGAGCGCGGTGAGCTCGCGCCAGTCCAGGTCGGCCGAGAGCCGCCGCTTGGGCCGCGCGCGCCGCGCCCGCGCGAGGCCGGCCTCGCCCGCGGCGGCGGCCCGCAGGGTCCAGCTCGACGGGTGGATCTCGAGGACG
Coding sequences within:
- a CDS encoding aspartyl/asparaginyl beta-hydroxylase domain-containing protein, with amino-acid sequence MKKTLEAQVKDYVRKLRRRAGGEDLSRVEGFFSNLLGRRAAVDDPRQRKGEASPLWVPGLPASPWHDPAKLPFLAELKAAKAGLLAEGRALLDAGALVRSSESREDLAYEGWIAFDLKILDAQFPPSRFRVETRGFPENLERAPKAARLLERLPVLGDCFYSALLPGGTVSPHHSHFNGKLICHLGLSVPEDCAIRVAGETRSWKDGEVLLFDDTYEHDTWNRSARPRLLLHLSVWNPDLTPFEVSALQGWFDLSLNP
- a CDS encoding AMP-binding protein, which encodes MRLLERLRSHARRRPDSPALSCGGKTWSYAELLAAARRPAGPYVLHHGPKSLAAAAAWLGCLDAGVPFVPLDPSWPAARARKVRALLSRRGALKRGDAMLLFTSGSEGEPKGIPLSLRNIEYFLDWTARLLRIGPDERVPNLAPWGFDLSLLDVLGGWRAGAEVELFQAEAAYDPAGLAARLARGFTSVYATPSLLMHLQEKGRLAERLARGRLRRLVYAGESYPPAELRKLFRRGLPVYNFYGPTETNVCAFRRVRAGDLRAAAVPIGAPPEGTRLRVVRGELEVRGPGVMRGYLGGAPSRGVFRTRDRVAAGRGGLVFLGRSDRQVKHRGMRVEPGEIERALCRLPGVRRAVVRLDAGGFVAHLESSRAVTLGEAKARLARELPPHMSVRRLVLHPGGLPLTPRGKLDLRAVAEEASS
- a CDS encoding acyl-CoA dehydrogenase family protein, giving the protein MDFALSGAQRAAVARAAALGARVAARPAEARSLLAADGLYALRVPRKLGGRGASLLDSALTLEALAAEGAPLGELFGLGAHLFGGLQTLLEARRLDRATARELLAGRHLIAHAVTETRAGSDLSAVACAARRTGASYRVTGRKSFVTGAPDARSFVVYAKTSPRDGMFGLSAFWIPAGTGVRVERGLKTMGLRSAHPAPVTLDARVPASARLGREGEGRELFRRVITVERAALPAIFLGQMRRLISATLRFSRERRQFSKPLLDNQAVSHKIAEHQLLLEQSRLLLYRACWLLDRGREAGREAALAKWAVTDAALRVALDCVQLHGASGVLEAGEFAAALRDAVGGPILSGTNEIQKEIVVASLRAG
- a CDS encoding acyl carrier protein, translated to MDLTEELLAFFREGADGGLTVDAATPLLEWGLLDSVRILDLADLLAAKAGYKLDASALKKENFKDVRSIVRLVGAGPAKRPARRKAA
- a CDS encoding tryptophan 7-halogenase, with the protein product MIAQRTNVLIIGAGPAGSALGAYLARAGIRCLIVEAETFPRPHVGESLVPAANRVFREIGFLDRMTRSDFVVKRGASWSLPRRDGAGEARWAHDWAGIPEDCRVEFKERPLPGVEAHTWHVDRSRFDEMLARHACEQGAELRHGVAAAGVDVAADGVTTRLSDGSEVHSDLIVDASGRRTFLGAARGLKVLDPLFDQYAVHAWFRGLDRGPATPDHIFVHFLASPGSWIWQIPITRDLTSVGLVTRKPRLRARRGSPGELFHEMLAQRPELARRVGAAERANEFKVEADYSYEMKAFHGDRFLLIGDAARFVDPIFSSGVSIALNGARLAAADIIAAAKTGDYRAASFSRFGSTLRTGTRNWKRFIEVYYALNVLFTWFIDREEYRGPLLQLLQGDVYDEVVPVLDELEALVRAVAADPGHLWHAQLNKDFVRG
- a CDS encoding GNAT family N-acetyltransferase, whose protein sequence is MGTYPSDGYRLVQLDADASPALYDGAAALIAEQAAEEGHSPAPDAARRLRELTKGRSGVLLHALLGPEERVDGYQLSNDCRTLGGHYAYINETYITRERRGLGLGFVLLERYLEWARSRGFTHVYSHTGSPEMKRVAERLGAKIQSVDWVDFTLLP
- a CDS encoding PEP/pyruvate-binding domain-containing protein is translated as MRRTLAILLLTVSASTGARASLSTGSVAAAGEFERWAAPRPAGAPGARPLVLAVVDHRDRDRAYFIDTRRYDAHDDFLADAHLTVNRGQALYAESVDTDARRFTMAFLRPAVLPEGGFELELWSDDHIPAALLARAHRALSAGLPEPATLRPLNPEQAQAAAQAGVPSLPFVEPAPAYEALNAGRAVGRLKIVEGDVEKARTSSDEILVFRRTPRYLPALAGFLLTRPASALSHMVMLSRALGVPGAVTLGAEPLIAELEGREAVLEIHPSSWTLRAAAAGEAGLARARRARPKRRLSADLDWRELTALSRQRGPDSRRFGAKSANLGEVMAAVPEARVPPGFTIPFSRYADFIRRNGLEPEIRRALDGLAAASGAVERRALLDALRARIESGTHDPDLEREVAALLPELGGGVFVRSSTNAEDLTGFTGAGLYTTVPNAVGSAQALDAVKKVWASIWNERAVVAREAFGIDHLGALPAVLIQRTAVAQSAGVMATADPARRGRTGIVLIEAKKGFGERVVEATSRPERAVYRSEGERVEFAGASADDTAMRAAPEGGLRRERIAVGARVLDEDRVRALGRMALRVQKAFAGVPQDIEWVIEDGKVVIVQSRPYPE